In one window of Candidatus Cloacimonadota bacterium DNA:
- a CDS encoding amidase, with protein MKLYKLILTNNACYKAGKTIKPKGIMVHSTGANNPWLKRYVGPDDGLLGKNQYNNHWNQDKPGGRQVCVHAFIGKLADGSIATYQTL; from the coding sequence ATGAAATTATACAAACTAATACTTACGAACAATGCCTGCTACAAAGCAGGCAAAACAATAAAACCGAAGGGTATAATGGTTCATTCAACAGGGGCTAACAACCCATGGTTGAAGAGATATGTTGGTCCAGATGATGGTTTGCTCGGAAAGAACCAATACAATAATCATTGGAATCAGGATAAACCTGGAGGTCGTCAAGTTTGCGTCCATGCTTTTATTGGTAAGTTAGCAGATGGCTCCATTGCCACATACCAAACATTGC